AGACGCTCTGCGGCGGCAGTGATCCCACGCTCCTCGACGATGACCAGATAGGTTCGCAGCAAATTCCAATCGAGATCGAAGGGCAGGCGTGAGGTGCGATCAGGGCGTGGATCAGACATTCATGAAACCTATGTTGAGAATTCTCATTATATATTTGCAGCATAGTTCGCTTCCTGCAATCCTGCAGATCAGACATCCACCACAATTGAACCGAAACGAAAGGGGAAACGTTGAAAACCTAGCAGGCGGGCCTGTCATTCTTGCCCTTGGCAACCTTGCCTTGGTCGCCACTGCATTCGCTGCTGCGCACCATCAGTCAACCGGATATGTTGCGAGTGGTGAGATCTGGTTCAAAGATACGCTGATCAATGCGCCGCTGCCGCATCAACTGCGACACCCAATTCCCATATGGCTTTCCGGCGGTCAGAAACAACGCATCGCTTGTGCGATGGCGACACAGACCAAAGAAGCCATGCACACACATCTGGCAGGTTCCAAGTGGAAAACAAGCCTTCTCATCTGTTCTACCAATCCAGAAATTCGCGCCCATTCCTTGACCGCGGAGAGGGCATCTACTTGTTCGATGAAAGCGGCAAGCGCTACATTGATGGCTCTTCCGGGGCGATGGTGTCGAATATCGGCCATTCCAATCCGCGTGTTCTGGCCAAGATGAAGGCCCAGATGGACAAGGCCACATTCGGCTACCGCCTGCATTTTCGCACCCATCCATCCGAAGAATTGGCCGCCAAGACCGTGGCGATGACACCCGAAGGTCTTGACCGGGTGTTTTTCGTGTCGGGGGGGTCCGAGGCGGTGGAAAGCGCGATAAAGCTTGCGCGGCAATATGCACTGACACAGGGGCGGAGGTCGCGCTACAAGGTCATTTCTCGCTTTCCGTCCTATCATGGCTGTACTTTGGGCGCGCTGGATCTGACCGGTTATGCCCCGTTGCGCGAACCTTTTGCCCCGATGATGGCTGGGATGCCCAAGATTGCCGCGCCGGCGACATATCTGGATCGGGACAACCTAACCGAAGAAGAGCGCGGGCTGAAATATGCCGAGCTCTTGCGCGACAAGATCGAGGAGTTGGGGCCGGATACCGTTTTGGCCTTCCTGATGGAGCCCATCGGTGGCGCTTCGACCGGGGCGCTGGTCGCGCCAGACAGCTACTATGTCCGCGTGCGCGAAATCTGCAACGAATACGATGTGCTGTTGATCTATGACGAGGTCATGACCGGCGCGGGCCGCACTGGCAAGTTCCTTGCTGCGGAACATTGGGGCATCACCCCCGATATTGTGGCCATGTCCAAGGGCTTTGGCGCGGGATATGCACCTTTGGGCGCCATCGTCGCCGGCGCGCGTCTGGTAGAGCCGGTTTTGGATGCGGGCGGGTTCCTGCATGGATTTACTTACGCCGGAAACCCTCTGGCCTGCTCCGCAGGACTGGCCGTGCTGGAAGAAATGGAAGATCTGGGCCTGATTGAGAATGCCGCACGTATGGGCGAGGTATTGATGGCCGAATTACGCGCATTGATGGACCGATACCCTTTCATCGGGGATGTTCGGGGCAAGGGATTGCTTACCGCGTTCGAATTTGTCGCTGACCGCGCCACAATGAAACCGCTGGACCCCAAGTTGAATGCCCATGAACGCCTTGTCGAATTGGCTTATGCACGAGGCTTGGTCATCTATTCGCGCCGTACGCGGGGTGGGGCGGCGGGTGACCATTTCCTAGTCGCGCCTCCGCTGATTATCACCCAAGCGCAGATCGAAGAGATGATGGCGATCTTGCGTGATGCTCTGGATGCATTTGCGGATGAAGTTGGATTACCGAAAGAGACCGCGGCATGAACCTTTCCGACAAGAGATGCGCCATTCAGGATGCGATCGGTGCAATCAAGGATGGTGATACGCTCATGATTGGTGGGTTTGGAGTGCCGGGCACGCCGATGACACTTATCCATGCTTTGGTGAACCATGGTGCCCGCAACCTGACCCTGATCAAGAACGACGCGAACGAGCCCGGCATGGGCATTGATCATCTTTTGCAAAGCGGTCAGGTCACGCGCTTGATTACCACCCACCTTGGGTTGAACGGCAATGCGATTGCTTTGATGAATTCGGGCAAGCTTGCGGTGGACTTCAATGCGCAGGGTATTCTTGCCGAACGCATCCGGGCCGGTGGCGCCGGGATCGGGGCGATCCTCAGCGATATAGGGATCGGAACGGAACTGGCGGATGGTAAACAGATGGTGGAGTTGCAAGGCACGTCATATTTAGTAGAGTCCGCCTTGCGTGCCGATGTGGCCTTGATCCATGCTGATCGCGCTGATTGCTTTGGCAATCTAGCTTTTGTTGGGACGGCCCGAAACTTTAATCCCCTTATGGCAACGGCCGCCCGTCGTGTCATTGTAGAAGCTGAACGGGTTCTGCCACTTGGACAGCTTTGTGCGGATGAAGTGCATACGCCTGGTGTATTTGTCGACCAAGTCGTCGAGCTTGGCAAATTGTCTGAGGAGTATGCAGTTGTTCGACGTTAGGGATCGCATGGTGGCTCGAGCCGCACGGGAAATCACACCGGGCATGGTGGTCAATTTGGGAATTGGCCTGCCGACAAAGGTGATCAACCACCTGCCTGTGGATTTTCCAGTTTGCTTGCATACAGAGAACGGCCTGACGGGGATCGGCCCGACCTTGCCCCCAGAAAAAGCTGACCGGAACCTGATCGATGCCGGTGGTGCTTATATATCGACAATTCCGGGTTCAGCCTTTTTTGACAGCGCCACCAGTTTTGCCATTGTACGGGCCGGTCGGCTTGACCTCACTATGCTTGGCGCGTTTGAAGTAAGCGCTGCAGGCGATCTGGCCAATTGGAAAATACCCGGAAAATTCAGCCCCGGCGTTGGGGGCGGAATCGAACTTGCGCAGAAAGCGCGGCGCGTCGTTGTTCTCACCACCCATACGGACCGTGCTGGAAACGCAAAGCTGAAGCAGAACTGTTCTCTGCCGCTGACGGCCCGCGCCTGTGTGTCACGAATTTTTACCGACATGGCAATGATCGATGTCACGGCGATTGGTTTTGTCCTTGTTGAAATTGCGGACGGGGTCAGCGTCGCGGACGTGGCCGCAGCAACCGACGCGCCGCTGCATGTGCCCGATGCGGCCCTGCCCAGATTTTGAGGATTATCATGCGTGAAGACCTGAAAAACCGCCTGTGTGAAGCGGTCGATCAAAAATTTGAGCGGCAGGTCGCTTTTCTGTCCGAGTTGACTTCACACCCGTCAACCCGTGGGAACGAGCAATCGGCACAGGGGTTCATGGCTGATGAACTAGCAACGCGCAGATACGAGATTGACCGTTGGCAGATCGACATTGCCGAGATCCAGCATCTGCCGGGTTTTTCGCCAGTGCTCGGCCCTTATGACGATGCGGTGAATGTCGTCGGGATTCATCGATCCAGAACGCAGCGAGGCCGGTCGCTAATACTGAATGGTCACATTGACGTCGTTCCTGCGGG
The Roseinatronobacter monicus DNA segment above includes these coding regions:
- a CDS encoding ABC transporter ATP-binding protein, with amino-acid sequence MKPMLRILIIYLQHSSLPAILQIRHPPQLNRNERGNVENLAGGPVILALGNLALVATAFAAAHHQSTGYVASGEIWFKDTLINAPLPHQLRHPIPIWLSGGQKQRIACAMATQTKEAMHTHLAGSKWKTSLLICSTNPEIRAHSLTAERASTCSMKAASATLMALPGRWCRISAIPIRVFWPR
- a CDS encoding aspartate aminotransferase family protein, which codes for MYLFDESGKRYIDGSSGAMVSNIGHSNPRVLAKMKAQMDKATFGYRLHFRTHPSEELAAKTVAMTPEGLDRVFFVSGGSEAVESAIKLARQYALTQGRRSRYKVISRFPSYHGCTLGALDLTGYAPLREPFAPMMAGMPKIAAPATYLDRDNLTEEERGLKYAELLRDKIEELGPDTVLAFLMEPIGGASTGALVAPDSYYVRVREICNEYDVLLIYDEVMTGAGRTGKFLAAEHWGITPDIVAMSKGFGAGYAPLGAIVAGARLVEPVLDAGGFLHGFTYAGNPLACSAGLAVLEEMEDLGLIENAARMGEVLMAELRALMDRYPFIGDVRGKGLLTAFEFVADRATMKPLDPKLNAHERLVELAYARGLVIYSRRTRGGAAGDHFLVAPPLIITQAQIEEMMAILRDALDAFADEVGLPKETAA
- a CDS encoding CoA transferase subunit A, with translation MNLSDKRCAIQDAIGAIKDGDTLMIGGFGVPGTPMTLIHALVNHGARNLTLIKNDANEPGMGIDHLLQSGQVTRLITTHLGLNGNAIALMNSGKLAVDFNAQGILAERIRAGGAGIGAILSDIGIGTELADGKQMVELQGTSYLVESALRADVALIHADRADCFGNLAFVGTARNFNPLMATAARRVIVEAERVLPLGQLCADEVHTPGVFVDQVVELGKLSEEYAVVRR
- a CDS encoding 3-oxoacid CoA-transferase subunit B, translating into MQLFDVRDRMVARAAREITPGMVVNLGIGLPTKVINHLPVDFPVCLHTENGLTGIGPTLPPEKADRNLIDAGGAYISTIPGSAFFDSATSFAIVRAGRLDLTMLGAFEVSAAGDLANWKIPGKFSPGVGGGIELAQKARRVVVLTTHTDRAGNAKLKQNCSLPLTARACVSRIFTDMAMIDVTAIGFVLVEIADGVSVADVAAATDAPLHVPDAALPRF